One region of Streptococcus salivarius genomic DNA includes:
- the pnp gene encoding polyribonucleotide nucleotidyltransferase: MAKQTFEMTFAGRPLVVEVGQVAKQANGAVVVRYGDTTVLSTAVMSKKMATADFFPLQVNYEEKMYAAGKFPGGFNKREGRPSTDATLTARLIDRPIRPMFAEGFRNEVQVINTVLSYDENASAPMAAMFGSSLALSISDIPFNGPIAGVQVAYAAEDFIINPSAADKEVSLLDLTVAGTKEAINMVESGAQELSEDIMLQALLKGHEAIQELVDFQNYIVAAVGKEKAEVELLQVDADLKVEIETAYYDQLAKAVQVEEKLAREAATQAVKEEVLASYQERFAEDEDKETILRDVAEILEQMEHAEVRRLITEDKVRPDGRRVDEIRPLDAEIDFLPKVHGSGLFTRGQTQALSVLTLAPMSDTQLVDGLDPEYKKRFLHHYNFPQYSVGETGRYGAPGRREIGHGALGERALAQVLPSVEEFPYAIRLVAEVLESNGSSSQASICAGTLALMAGGVPIKAPVAGIAMGLISDGTNYTVLTDIQGLEDHFGDMDFKVAGTRQGITALQMDIKISGITPAILEEALAQAKVARFEILDVIESAIAEPRPELAPTAPKIDSIQIPVDKIKVVIGKGGETIDKIIAETGVTIDIDEEGLVQIFSSDQDAINRAKTIISDLVREAKVGEVYTVPVVRIEKFGAFVHLFNKTDALIHISELAWERTEHVEDVVKVGGTVTVKIIKIDEKGRIDASIKALLPKPEKLDDGENGGEHRHRRRSHHKPRHHNESGEAPKNPDKSETKEQTEE, encoded by the coding sequence ATGGCTAAACAAACTTTTGAGATGACCTTTGCAGGACGCCCGCTTGTCGTTGAAGTTGGGCAGGTAGCCAAGCAGGCTAATGGTGCTGTCGTCGTGCGTTATGGAGATACAACGGTATTATCAACAGCTGTTATGTCTAAAAAGATGGCAACGGCAGATTTCTTTCCTTTACAGGTTAATTATGAGGAAAAAATGTATGCAGCTGGCAAGTTCCCGGGGGGCTTTAACAAGCGTGAGGGTCGCCCTTCAACAGATGCCACGTTGACTGCTCGCCTCATTGATCGTCCTATTCGTCCTATGTTTGCGGAGGGCTTTCGTAACGAAGTTCAGGTCATTAACACGGTTCTCTCTTATGATGAGAATGCTAGTGCTCCGATGGCGGCTATGTTTGGGAGTTCTTTAGCTCTTTCTATCTCTGATATTCCTTTCAATGGTCCAATTGCTGGGGTTCAAGTAGCCTATGCTGCAGAAGATTTCATCATCAATCCAAGTGCAGCGGATAAGGAAGTTTCACTTTTAGATTTGACAGTGGCAGGTACCAAGGAAGCTATCAATATGGTAGAGTCAGGTGCCCAGGAATTGTCTGAGGATATTATGTTGCAAGCACTCTTGAAGGGGCATGAGGCCATTCAAGAGTTGGTTGATTTCCAAAATTATATCGTTGCAGCTGTTGGTAAGGAAAAGGCTGAGGTTGAACTTCTACAAGTTGATGCTGATTTGAAAGTCGAAATCGAAACAGCTTATTATGATCAGTTAGCGAAGGCTGTTCAGGTGGAAGAAAAACTGGCGCGTGAAGCAGCAACTCAGGCTGTAAAAGAAGAAGTCCTCGCTTCTTATCAAGAACGCTTTGCAGAAGATGAAGATAAGGAAACCATTCTGCGTGATGTGGCAGAAATTCTTGAGCAGATGGAACATGCTGAGGTGCGCCGTCTCATTACCGAGGATAAGGTTCGTCCAGATGGCCGTCGTGTGGATGAAATCCGTCCTTTGGACGCAGAGATTGACTTTCTTCCTAAGGTTCATGGTTCAGGTCTCTTTACACGTGGTCAAACTCAAGCCTTGTCAGTTTTGACTTTGGCACCTATGAGTGATACACAGCTTGTTGATGGTTTGGATCCAGAGTATAAGAAACGTTTCCTTCACCACTATAATTTCCCTCAGTATTCAGTGGGTGAGACAGGGCGTTACGGTGCACCAGGTCGACGTGAGATTGGTCACGGAGCCTTGGGTGAACGTGCCCTTGCTCAGGTTCTCCCAAGTGTTGAAGAGTTCCCTTATGCTATCCGTTTGGTAGCAGAAGTCTTGGAGTCAAATGGTTCTTCCTCACAAGCTTCTATTTGTGCAGGAACCTTGGCTCTTATGGCTGGTGGTGTACCGATTAAGGCACCTGTTGCAGGTATTGCCATGGGACTTATCTCAGATGGTACTAACTACACTGTCCTAACTGATATTCAAGGTTTGGAAGATCATTTTGGAGATATGGACTTTAAGGTGGCTGGGACACGTCAAGGAATTACAGCTCTTCAGATGGATATTAAGATTTCGGGTATTACACCGGCCATTCTCGAAGAGGCTTTGGCTCAGGCAAAGGTAGCTCGTTTTGAAATTCTTGATGTTATTGAGTCAGCAATCGCTGAGCCACGTCCAGAATTGGCACCAACAGCACCTAAGATTGATAGCATTCAGATTCCTGTTGACAAGATCAAGGTTGTCATCGGTAAAGGTGGCGAAACTATTGATAAGATTATCGCTGAAACTGGTGTCACTATTGATATCGATGAAGAAGGTCTTGTTCAGATTTTCTCTAGCGATCAGGATGCTATTAACCGTGCTAAAACTATCATCTCCGATCTTGTACGTGAAGCTAAGGTTGGAGAGGTTTACACTGTACCCGTTGTCCGTATTGAAAAGTTCGGTGCCTTCGTCCACCTTTTCAATAAGACAGATGCTCTCATCCACATCTCAGAACTAGCTTGGGAACGTACTGAGCATGTCGAAGATGTGGTTAAAGTTGGGGGTACGGTAACTGTTAAAATTATCAAAATCGATGAAAAAGGACGTATCGATGCCTCAATCAAGGCCTTGCTTCCTAAGCCTGAAAAACTTGATGATGGGGAAAATGGAGGAGAGCATCGTCACCGCCGTCGTTCTCATCATAAACCACGCCACCATAATGAAAGTGGTGAAGCACCGAAAAATCCTGATAAATCAGAAACGAAAGAACAGACAGAAGAATGA
- the pbp3 gene encoding D-alanyl-D-alanine carboxypeptidase PBP3 codes for MKKLQHIIMIALILLGLVTPALAQEQTDDFNVSAKHAIAVEATTGKVLYEKDATTPDGVASMTKILTAYMVYKAVDQGKITWDTDVDISDYPFNLTVDSEVSNVPLDSRKYTVKQLLDATLISSANSTAIALAEKISGSESAFVDTMTAQLKEWGITDAKLYNASGLNNKYLGDNRYPGSKADDENTMSALDVAIIADHLIKDYPQVLEITKQTETDFEGDNKLTTHNYMLEGQDNYREGVDGLKTGTTELAGASFVAHSNENGMSLITVVMNADNGGEDEAARFTATNELLDYVTQNWEIKTLNTKGQIVKKNDIKVADGDSQTISAKLESDLTVVQKINSKNDAVKIKAKTITAPIKKGDTIGTATFDDKDLVGTGYISEPPQVSVTANQSIKKSFFLKVWWNHIVNFFTGNK; via the coding sequence ATGAAAAAATTACAACACATCATTATGATTGCCTTAATCTTACTAGGCCTAGTAACACCTGCTCTAGCACAAGAACAGACAGATGACTTCAATGTTTCCGCTAAACATGCGATTGCTGTCGAAGCAACTACAGGGAAAGTCCTCTATGAAAAGGACGCCACTACTCCTGACGGTGTGGCTTCAATGACTAAAATCCTAACAGCCTACATGGTCTATAAAGCAGTTGACCAAGGAAAAATTACCTGGGACACTGACGTCGATATCTCAGACTATCCTTTCAACTTAACCGTTGATTCAGAAGTTTCAAATGTCCCACTAGATTCCCGAAAATACACTGTTAAACAGCTCCTAGATGCCACCCTCATTTCCAGCGCTAACAGTACTGCTATTGCTCTAGCTGAAAAAATCTCAGGATCAGAGAGTGCATTTGTTGACACTATGACAGCCCAACTTAAAGAGTGGGGCATTACAGATGCTAAATTATACAACGCTTCAGGACTAAATAATAAATACCTAGGCGATAACCGCTATCCTGGCTCTAAAGCAGATGACGAAAATACTATGAGTGCTCTAGATGTTGCCATTATTGCAGACCACCTCATCAAAGACTATCCTCAGGTACTTGAAATCACCAAGCAAACCGAAACTGATTTCGAAGGTGACAACAAATTAACGACGCACAACTACATGTTAGAAGGTCAAGACAACTACCGTGAAGGCGTTGATGGACTCAAGACTGGAACAACTGAACTTGCAGGGGCTTCCTTCGTAGCCCACTCCAATGAAAATGGCATGAGCTTGATTACCGTTGTTATGAATGCGGATAATGGCGGAGAAGATGAAGCTGCCAGATTCACAGCCACAAATGAGTTGCTAGATTATGTGACACAAAACTGGGAAATCAAAACCCTCAACACCAAAGGACAAATCGTCAAGAAAAATGATATCAAGGTGGCTGACGGAGATAGCCAAACCATCTCTGCTAAACTCGAGTCAGACCTTACGGTCGTTCAAAAAATAAATAGTAAAAATGATGCTGTTAAAATCAAAGCAAAAACCATAACGGCACCTATCAAAAAAGGGGATACTATCGGAACTGCAACTTTTGATGATAAGGATCTCGTAGGGACAGGTTACATCTCTGAGCCACCTCAAGTTTCTGTAACAGCCAACCAATCTATCAAGAAAAGTTTCTTCTTAAAAGTTTGGTGGAATCATATCG